In Poecilia reticulata strain Guanapo linkage group LG11, Guppy_female_1.0+MT, whole genome shotgun sequence, the genomic stretch CTTCGTGAAGTCCATACTTTTACGGTGAGTTTATCCATGTATCAGAGTTTCTCCTTACGGTCTGAACAACTGAGAACAACGCAGTTCAGAAACTGGCGGCGCTCCTTTAATACGCAGCGACGGGCTGATGACGCCATTAGAGTTCAACAAGCAGCAAAACAAGGAAGCGCACCACTGTCTGATGaaagtcaatgttttctttgtagCACAGGTAAGAAAGTCTCCAAAATGTTGGCCTAACCGCCTTTGGAAAATGGCCTTTTCTTATTTTGCAGCcgttttatgaaaaaaacagcaacacgCAGTCTTTTATAGTGCCTTCAAGCTAGTTTCTAGAAGCTACAAGAGCTCCAGCTTTCACTTTAAAGCTTGTAAAACGACGGCGCTAAGTCATAGTGTATACACTTTAGGTAAActacaatttaaattaaaaagtgcgTCACACCAGCGCTGTCAGCGGCGGTATAACAAGCTAAAGTGGTAGAGTGGCATTTTGGCTCTGAAACAATGTTCCTGATAAGACTTCCTGTAAGTATCAGGCTGAGTAACCTGCTGCAGTGTGTAGGCCCTGGCTGGATTTATTACTGGCGACGGGAAGGAAAACCTAAATGCAGTAAAAGAAGTGTAGAGTAGAAAGTGAGGTGGAACATTTTCTGGAAGGTTCTTAGCATTTTTAAACCCGTCTCATCATTCCATGATTGTAATCACTGATGGTCAACACCGATATTTAATCCGTGACAATGTAAAGTACCGTGTGAAATACGGGCAACATATGCATCACACCAGGTTTTAGCAGAATTTCCACTGTTAACCTGCAGTCAGTGTGCTGATGGTTTGAACAGTAAGATATATACGAAAATTTAATCAGTTCAGTTATTACCAAGTAGTCACAATGATGtagcataaaaacatttcttcacagattgcagaaaaataatttatttatccaAAAAACTCCttcataaacacatttatttagtcACGACAGACGATAAAAAGACCATACATGAAATTAAGTCAAGCAAGATGTGATGTAGGATTAGAATCATTAGAATGTAGGATTagaattatatataaataaaaaagcaaaaaaaaatccccttctcaccctccgtgggtggtctgtttcatcctctgagttCGGgtctctaccagaggcctgggaacTTGAGGGTTCCTCCAGTATCTTGcatgtgcctagaactgcacatttctggactgagatgtctgatgttKttcctgggatctgttttagccactgctccagtttgggggtgactgccccgagRgccccgatgaccacaggcaccactgtggtcttcaccttccaggtcttttccagttcctctctgaggccctggtatttctccagtttcaaggacatatatatatataaataaatataatggcctttaagatcatttttgctaaattttctGCCAAATAAATTATGGAAACTGTTACAATCTGTTTCCCTGGcaaatttaacaacttttttaaCTTAAGGCAATattcaagtttttaattttaactatgtgaaattaacataaaatgttttcctggagGGATAGAAGTAGAGTTCTCCATGgcaacaatatttttcttttctaatggCCTCAATAAAAGTTGTGCTCTGTTGAGTTTAcatctgtaaaagaaaattgacaatTTCCCAAACGATGTTTTATCATGTGGAATGTGTaggatatatataaaaataaataagcacaagttattaattattttataaagtagGCAACGTTTTAAATTCGTAAGTTCACTTTCAAAGTGCACAACAGTGGCAAAACAAGCGTTTTGAGGATTGTTTTCCATGTCGAAAAGCCAGCTTTCATTGCTGCACACTATATTAGATAtttagaaaacatgacattgcAGATATTGTTTATGATTAACCCACATTTTCATCTCCACTCTTTCTTTTTCACCATCACAATTCCCTCAATCAGATCAATATCAGATGTGGGTATAAAAGATGGTCAAAGTCCAATCTGGGggccaaatatattaataaaataacagaacttAATGCATGGCATTTTTTAACTGCAATTTTATACACATTGATTTTGCgaaatttgatgcattttacaGCTGTGACctttaaaacaatgacaaatgGAAATCATGATTACCTCTCAATAAGTGATTAATCAATAGTAAGAGAACTGTTTATGTGTGTCTAAagttttaaagactaaaatccAGGgtgttttttagtttgtttaatgTAAGTGTTGGTTACCAGGACAGCTGGTCTCAAAGCCTTCAACATGCTTAACCTCATGTCATTTCGGTGGTGAAGATATTTCTGAGAAATGCGCCCAGAAACCtcaataaaaattaagtttataaatggaaaaaatgaaatgaaaatgaagttCTTGCAACAACATAAACCTGTATGAATCGATATACAATTCTGATGTCAAGTATACAGACTgttagtttctttattttcttttttaggatGTCTGGCAAGAACCCAGAGGGCAGGACGGTGGAGGTGTTGGAGCTTCCTGGAAACATAGACGAGGAGCTGCTCTACCTCTACTTTGAGAACAAGCGTCGCTCTGGAGGAGGTCCGCTCGAGTCCGTGGAGATCAAGCAGAACCGCGCCACGCTGTGTTTCGAAGATGCAGAAGGCAAGTGAAATTTCCTGGAAATCCTGCCGGAAGTCGTAAAATGGCAACTGCACCATTGGCAGCACTAgaactgtgcaaaaaatatctacaaaatTCATGAGTCACTCATTGAAATGTTCCTTTTCTTGTgcaattttagtttattcttgaaaCACTTAATGACGGATCTTAAAAGAGGATTTTccaaattaacatatttttatatttatcactTTGCACCTAAAGAAAACACTAGGCAACAGctttagtttttacataatGCAACctttatgatgtaaaactgaACGTGAACTACTTCAACAGAGGTCCAGTCAATTGGTGCCAGCAGTTTCACAATCATACTGCGTTTTTGCAATTGCGCGGTGTATCCATTAAATaagtgcaattaaaatcacacacaatAAGTCACTAAAAAGCATGCAGCGCCAttatcctccaactacttcctgttgtcttcttctttgtggtttgtgccagtggcaacatcctgTCGCTACAATACTTGCAAACATAAGTTGTTCTCTCTAATAAGTTAATTAGCATTAAACATTACCAGTCCATACGTCCTAGAACCACTTGACTTTAGGCAGTGTGTACATTTGTTACTCACTTACCGTATGctcatttcttttccttctgcttttatCCCATCGACAGCTGCAGCCAGAGTTCTGTCGAAAGGGCATCACGTAGTGCATAACTCTGAGCTGAGCGTAAGAAAGCCTCCGTCGAAGGATCGGTGCAGGCTTCTGCTGAGGGGTGTCAACCCCTACACCAGCACTGAGATGATAGAGCTGTACGTGGAAAACATGATGGACCTGAACGTGACGGACTACACTCTGATCCCGTCTCCAGAAAAAGACTTTGTCCTCATCCATCTCAGCCAACCCTTGTCTAAAGGTCAAAAGAGAGTATTTTACCTCTGTTCAGAGATGATGCATGCAAAAAACTAATCTGCATGGATCATGGATGACTAAATCaacttctgtttctttgttgttgttatttttagatTTCCAGACTCTAAGGACCAGGATCTCCAAGAGAAAACTGGATGGGTCAGAGGTAACTCTGGAACAGATTGAGCAAACGGACTCAGTGTTGTTGGAGAACATGCACCCGGGTACCTCACCAGATCTGCTCAGGTTGTACTTTGAGAGCGAAAGGGGCGGGAACCAGCGGGTGAAGGAGGTCACCATGCTCTCTGAGGGAACGGCCAAGGTGACCTTTGCATATTACGAGTGTAAGTTGTACGCTGTGTCACCTTCTGATgactatattttttttcttagcaaaaGATTTAATTGTGCGATAACTAGCTGCTATAATATGCTAGCTAGCTACCTAGCAAGGGTAAAGCAGGCTAGCTTTACCCTTGCTGGTTGGCCTTACAGCTGGCTGTCTCTCTTGCAGGGGTAAAGTTAGCTAGTTTCACCCTTGCCTTATTGACAGCTAGCTAGCTGTCTGGGTAGCAGGGGTAAAgttagctagcttttttttaaagttcatcaTGGGTCACTAGAAATGTATCAAAAGTTGACTGGATGATGTTCATCATGACCATTTTCTGACTTCTGTTACCAACCcatacaatttaattatttgtgatttttattttgtacatttctgtcacaATGCAGGTCTTAAATTACATTCTTAATggcattaaaaagtcttaaatttgagtttgtgAAACCTTGTATAAGATGGTAGAAAGTGAAGAGACTGAAGTGGAATAAGTAGCTCCATAACTCGATGTATAAATGTAATTACTGTGTTCTCTCGTCAGCTGTGGACTGCGTCCTACGTCTTCAACACAAAGTGAACGACACCGAACTCGTAGTGAAGGCTTACTTTGACTTCCTTCAACCTGCGACACAAGACTCTGTAACTGAGAGCCAAGATGTCACAGACACTGACTTGGTGGAAGTGGAAAATGTGGAGATGCAGACTAGTCCGCTTCCAGTCGATGCAGAGCCGTCACCCCCTGCTGAGATGCCACACAGCATTCAGGAACCACCTGCTGCCAGCatggtggaggtggaggaggcagTCATGGAGGATCAAACTGTGGAAATAGAAACACACTCGTGCCATATCCCCTTCACAGACCGAATAAAACTTGCTTGGTTTCAAAAGAACAGCATTCAACAAGATGTGCAGAAGGCCCATCCAAGTTTTAGCATCCAAATCAAAGACGACGGCGTTCATGTTTCAGGACCGAACAAACTGGAACTGGAGCAGATAAAAGACTCGATCTCACGCTTTTTCGGGAGCATAGCAGAGACTCGTTTTACTGTCGGTCCAGAGGTGGCTCTGTTCCTCGAAAGAGAAGATGTGAAGAACCATTTACTACAAGCGTTGACTCAAAGGAGACTGTCTGCTTTATTTGTCGTGTCCGATTCGACCGTGTCTGTAACCTCCCTGAGCAAAAAGGTCGCCGACCAGGCGGgtatctttttaaaatcccaGGTGTGTGAGTTCAGTGTTCCTCTGGAGTCGGAGCAGGAGGCGCTGCTGTGCTGCAGGGAGTGGTCCGACTTCCTGCAGACTCTGGGTTTCATGTCAACGAAGTCGTCGGAGCACCCCGGCAGCATAGACGTCCTGACCCTGAAAGGCATGGAGAACGACAAGCAGGCCGCCGTCGTGCAGTTTCTGACCACACCCATCGAAAGGGAGGCACTCCTCACCATGGAGCCCGGCATGCTCAAGTACGTCCAGATTCACTGCCACCAGCTGCTGGCCGACATGGATCAGGTGTCCATTTTTCCACTGGAGGGCGAAGAGAATTGTGGTCTCAAGGTATGTAGGGGAACAAGAACGtcagtaaattagaaaaaactaaattgtttcatatttcatgTCCGTTTTTGGCGAATTCGCTAGATCCACGGTCAAGCTGTTGCATGCCAAATGGCGGAGGAGGTCCTGCAGGGAGTGGTGTCGTCAATCTGCACCAGAATCATCACTGTGAACGTCCCGGGCGTGACTCGCTTTTTAGACGAGAAGGAGTGCAGGAGCATTCTGAACGAGATGGAGACGAAGTTTCAGGTGTTCATCAGCCTGAAGTACGTCCCCTGGGAGCCGCTGCCGCACCAGGTAGCTCCATGAAGCAAAACGTTTTGAACTCTCGTGCTTTTCAAGTTATGCAGCTCCAAGCTTCCCCTCGCTCTCTCAGCCagctggttctactggttctgatccattcTACGTTACAGCCTGAGGCAACATCTTCCAGTATACAGAATGTAGAGGCTGCTCAGTTTTCTGAATGAGTCTCACCTTCAGCATAGTGGTTTTTTTGTCAGTATAAATTAGAAGCTTTGAAACTTCGCCTCTATTAACTtgaatgttgattttttttttaaataccacaaACTGGGGTTGGGCAGtcaattgattttattgattaattaaaatttttagtttttgagaaaaaaaattttaaataagatttttttttccatcagtgcACTCATTGGGTTTCCAtggttcagagtgatgtcaacTCTTTCATGGAATATTTGAGTCggaccactttttttttcttgataacAAGAATGAAGTTGTGATATTGCAAAAATATCACGTATTATTTTAACAGCAGTcaaaacagtcaaaataatacgagaataaaatcatatcaCCAGTTTAAGCAAGTTCTAACTCAGAAATGTATAATAATCCAGAGGTCTTGAATAATTAAAGCTGGCAAGATTTCTCTTTGAAGAAACACCAACATACAGACGTGGTGCAGCTTTGCCGGTCCTGTTTTTGTGGTAAAAATCAAAGTGGGGCCGACTAAACATGGAAATCACAACCAATACGTTCTAAGAGGTGTATCAGCTTACCCAAGATTGCAGTTTCTACTCTGGCTTTTAATAGCTTTACATTGactcttttattttccagacaGATCCGATTTATACACAGTCAGATTATTCCATAGACATCATACAGACTGAATCAAATACTGCTAATGAAGATGGAGAAAATGAATTGACATTTCCCTTTATGTTCCAGGACATTTTTGAAAGTGCGTGGAAGATGCTATCtcagaaaaacattcagaaggGGTGTGTGAACGGCTCTGCCCCTGAGCTGAAGGCAGACTCAATGCAGACAGACTCTAATGGAGCCACAAACACAGGTACTAGCTTCCTTCCTCATCAGCTCATTTCTTTCACCACGGTGTCACTGAATCCGTCCCC encodes the following:
- the parp10 gene encoding poly [ADP-ribose] polymerase 10, translating into MSGKNPEGRTVEVLELPGNIDEELLYLYFENKRRSGGGPLESVEIKQNRATLCFEDAEAAARVLSKGHHVVHNSELSVRKPPSKDRCRLLLRGVNPYTSTEMIELYVENMMDLNVTDYTLIPSPEKDFVLIHLSQPLSKDFQTLRTRISKRKLDGSEVTLEQIEQTDSVLLENMHPGTSPDLLRLYFESERGGNQRVKEVTMLSEGTAKVTFAYYESVDCVLRLQHKVNDTELVVKAYFDFLQPATQDSVTESQDVTDTDLVEVENVEMQTSPLPVDAEPSPPAEMPHSIQEPPAASMVEVEEAVMEDQTVEIETHSCHIPFTDRIKLAWFQKNSIQQDVQKAHPSFSIQIKDDGVHVSGPNKLELEQIKDSISRFFGSIAETRFTVGPEVALFLEREDVKNHLLQALTQRRLSALFVVSDSTVSVTSLSKKVADQAGIFLKSQVCEFSVPLESEQEALLCCREWSDFLQTLGFMSTKSSEHPGSIDVLTLKGMENDKQAAVVQFLTTPIEREALLTMEPGMLKYVQIHCHQLLADMDQVSIFPLEGEENCGLKIHGQAVACQMAEEVLQGVVSSICTRIITVNVPGVTRFLDEKECRSILNEMETKFQVFISLKYVPWEPLPHQDIFESAWKMLSQKNIQKGCVNGSAPELKADSMQTDSNGATNTGLLAEAKRIVSTVDKCQEDGVPAPDQFNDMDNLDLYTAEEQGALADQDVTDIQSPQPLSDQNLPSTYLSQGVLGSSLEEEAQLSLAIQYSMEANQWSQQDEEEQLQKALELSKKVIREEHSNSPSGNSQQVARQQSVDLSFENALKAANTLQLHVFAGYSCDLIRVDIAFNKKVNQRQVEEKVEHRTVKTMTDYHTKCLEVIKRKHAVDVQVQGTIIAVSGFKDYVTAAISDVKLLLENISNAVSDKEILKTVQWVHHNPITSKAKAYSTDAIVFIENAWRMKLKKVDILFDNQPHIINFEKMQEYNIASGKSVKISRKLLELGDVTQDVPEEEYSLLSHLPDATKIDEESEEFQEVVKNFYSTIQEYHSKIRIIQVEKLMNRLLYNQYKLKKASVLQHSTQPVVERVLYHGTSEGSVKEICVHGFNRSFCGKNATVYGQGVYFAVNSALSVQDQYSPPNADGYKFIFASKVLTGDFTKGCHSMKTAPLKETGDIPLRYDSVTDDITKPTMFVIFNDTQAFPEYLITCQRIYR